The region TGCCAAGACAAATTGCAGCTTCACGTTGAATTTGGAGCTCCTCGCTTAAGTCACTTTGCAGAGAACTCAAATATGCGATCGCATCTTGATCCTGTTGACCGATTTTGCCTAGAAGTTTCAAGGACTCAATTCGCGTTGCAGTTTCATTATCAGTCTGGATTAATGAAATTAAGTATGGTACTGTGCGCGTTCTGAATACAGATGGCTCTTTTTTTCTAGTCAGTGTAGCTGGACTCCTAAAGCCTGTTGCATATTGATTTTGTTGCAAAGATTCAAAAAAAGCTTCTATTTCTTCAGGCGTTTTCATCAATTCGTCAATAAAATCACAACCATATATCTTCGATTTTTCAAGCAAATTACTGAGTGAAATTACTCCTCGTCGGATTACTTCCTGCAATGACGATTTTACTGGCATTGGCATTCTTGACTGCCATAGGGTTTCTCGCAAATCATCATCGCTCAGGAATGTTGTCCAATGCTCTGCTGATAGATCAAGACGAGGAGAATATAGCTTAGGCTGTTTGAGTGCAGTCAGATATTGATTTTGTTGAGTTTGACCGATCGCAGTGAGAGCAGGGACATCTACTTTTTGGTTAGAGGCGATCGCTAAAGATGTTAATAAAAACTCAATATCATCAATAATTTGCTCTTGTGGCAAAATGTAAGTACGCATAATGCGATCGTACTCAGCCTTTTGTTTAATCTGCTGATGTGTAGTAAATCCAAATACTCGCAACCAACCACTATCAGGACGAATCTGCACCGCTAGATAATATTCCCCAGCCCATTCAGGAATATCAACCCATTCATAAGGTATCGAAAACTCATCACTATCAGTTTCATCAGGAATCACAATTACTCGTTTCTTGTCGATAGTCAGAGCAAAACCTGTCACATATTCCCAGACGCTATCGGGCTTTTTCGGAATTGCAGCTAACTCTATATCACAGCCATAGATTTGTTTAAAGTATGGAATTATATGCTCTAAACTCAAGCGATTGAGATAAGCCATCCATTCTGCCGCAGGATAAGAATAACCTTGTAATTTTTTCCGAATTTCTGTTTGCGATTCTTTAGGAATTTGCAAACATATCTGGTCTTCGAGAATAGATTCAAGTTCAGTCTCAATTTTTAGAATTAACATTGTATACCTCATGTTTGTTTAGATAGGATTAAATAGAAAATTAGGGGTTAGTTGGTAGGGCGATCATGTAACCAAGCTATAATGAATTCAGTGATTTCAGGAATTATAGGTTCACAAGATTGATTAACTTTAAACTCTCGCCGAATATAATTAACCACTAAACCTACAGTTATGCTGATTGGCGTTTCTCCCATTGCTATTATCCATTCTGTTGAATTTTGGAATTGATGCAATAATTGCTCTTCGTTCTGCAAATGAGATTTAACCAGTGCATCTAATAGACCAAAAAGCCTAAATCTACAGGATGAATTAAGGGATTTTTTTAGCCACTCTTTCAGCGTTTCGCCCCACTCAGGATCACTTATACATAAACTATTTACTTGTTGCTTACAGAAGTTTGCGCATTTATCAAAAATCGGGTTGTAGAATTTCTCCCGATGATGCCTTGAAATTGTTCCTTGATTGACACCGAGAATTTTGCCAGTTTTGATTGTCTTGCAACCAAAGCCATAGAGTAGGATAAAAATTAATTCTTGCTCTGTATTTAAAGATGTAATTTCTTGGTCAACGATATTTACTAGTTCTGATTGTAATCGCTCCAGTTCCGATAGCTCAGATTCCCCATCATCACTTGAATCTGAATGCTCTGAAATTTTATCCATCAATATACTGCTTTCATCATCATAATTACCACCTTTAACTGGTTGATCTAAACTAGCTAGATTGCCTAGGTTTTGTTCTGTATTGCGAATAGATTTTATACATTGTTCCATAATCGCTAACACAACTTTAGGAACGATTGCTACAAAATTTTCTTTGGTTTTAGAGACAGTACTGTTATATAGGTCACAGATTGACTGTAGATGCTCGCTAGTTGGCTCTGTTCTTGTCTCATTGGTACCTGATGGTAGGCAAATCTGTTTATAAAATTTATGAATGTAAACATAGTCTTCCTCATTCCTGCGAGATGGAAAGTTTATTAAAAGTAGATTCTCTTTTAACTCTTTTGTAGATAAATGATAAAATTCCCCCCAATCACTCCTTCCGTCTGAACTAGTTAACAAGTCGAGTAATTTATTCCTGATAGCTCTACCTGCATAGGTGCTAAGCTTAGCTTTTTTTGTGGGCGTATAGTTTTCCAAAAATCCTAATCTGCAAATCGTTTCGTTAGCAAAACCAAACGCATCTCTCAGAGCATCCTTTTTTCCCATGTTAATACATAGTTTTTGGCTGACGAAAAAACAAGTTTCTTGCAAATAAGCAACTAGATGTGATCGACTTATTTGAACAATGCGCTGGTCTGGATTGCGTAGGCTTGTTAGAAAGGAGCGAACTATCTCTTCTTCAATAGCATCAGAGTATTTCTCCAAAGTAAGCACTGCATCAATACTGCGGCGAAGCTTTACATCTACTATCCAAACATAATCATGTGCTTGTGCAGCTTGGATACGAAGAAAAGTTGAAAATTTGTCCCGTAATTTTTGCCGCTTTAAGCTCATGTTGCTTTCCCTACTCAAAAATGGCTGACTGTAACGATTGCAGCATATCACTAATATTTTAGCTGCCATGCGATCCCACTAGATCTTAGAAACCATTTAAGAATTGTCTAGATCCCCCCCAGCCCCCCTTAAAAAGGGGGGAGAATTAAATTCTTCCCCCTTTTTAAGGGGGATTGAGGGGGATCTCTTAGAGCTTTTGACCGCAGAAAGTAATTCTTAAATGGTTTCTTATACATATTTATATATTCTGATCAGCGATCAACTTTTATGCAGGATAACCACAATAAATTGTCTCTAGTGTAAATGCCCAAATCCCAGACTTTTTCTGTGCACTTGTGGATTAGTTTTGCTAAGCACAGAAAAAGTCGGGGAGCTCAATCTTAGCCAAAATGCAATAAAGTCTTAACCTCCCAGAATATATACCTTGTAAGGATCGAAACAGACAATCTGTGGAGTCGTTATGTCTATGTTGCGTTTTATCCCTCATTTACTTAAGTTTCTGATGTTTGCGATCGCAGGACTAGCGATAGCACTGATCTTACCGACGATTTTTGGTGGCTATGCGATCGTGTTAGCGATTCTACCCACATTTTTGATTAGTTTATGGCGAACTATGTTTGTCGTGATTTGCCTAGTTTTAGTCCTCGTAATTATTGAGGGCTTTCGCTAAATTAGTAAAACCAGAGGATAGGCTGTAAGCATTGCAGTCTTTCCTTTTTGGTATTAATCCACAGGGTATGTAAAAAATAATTCCAATTTTTCGCGATCGCTGCATAAAAAAAGACTTCTTCAGAAGAAATAGGTGTATGTAAACGGAGCAGATTCACTGAACGAAAAATATTCTCGTTCAGTGAATCTGCTTCCTAAGCTTTACAGAATAGGAACAATCAAGGTCTTCCTCATGTTTAAAGGAACTTTCTTATTACCCACATTCCGCTCTCACAAGAGAATGGCGGCGCAAAGCGCCGCCATTCTCTTGTGGGTTTAAATTGCTAGAAGTAATCGCTTGCTATTAGTTCAAACTAGACAACTAGAAACTACCCACACTGAGAGGAACCCAATCACCATTGGTGGTCAAGCCTAAAAACATGGACTCTTGCGATCGGATCGATATACCAGTGAGGGCGCAAGACTCATTTCTCTGAGCTGTAGCTGTGACACTGGCGCGAATTTGTTCTGGGGAGATCCGCTTTTGTGTCGGTGACGGTTGCCTAGTATCAATGTAATCCCACAAAACACCTCGGATAAGAGCCTGATAGCCTTGCCCTCCAGCTAATTCCTTGAGCTTTTCCTTCAATTCGCGCTCTAGACGAATACTGGTAACTTCCATCTCGGTGGTCGCAGGGCTTTGATGTAGTGTCTGCATAAATATTTCTCCTAGTTAGTTTACAAACTTAGATATCTATGTTTATACTACAAGTGTAGTATGAATATCTCAAAAATTCCAAGTACATTCCCATGAAATCCTATTTGCCCATCGGTCAGCATCAGATCGGATATCCCCAAGTTTGGCAGCGAGCCAATTCCTTGGCAATATCTGGTTTTGCGATGACCATTGGGAGCCAAGATGCGATTGGGATTTGTGGCGATATTTCTGGTGATATTTCTGGCGATCGTGGGAACTTAGAATCTCCCGAACATTCAACAAAACAAGGCTCGCGGAGAGATGCTCTAACCAGCATCGGCAGATTTATTAGTGCAATTAATCCAGAGACATACCCAAGCGGGAGGTATCGGCATATCGCCATACCCACATAACGATTAGACAATATCAAGTCTTTCGCCCCCGCTTTCACACCTGAGAAAGCGGGGGCATTTTTTTATAACGGTTTTCCAATGAGTACATACTCATTAGAAAACCCAAAATCAATCCTAGTAAGGGTTTTGAGGTTTCTTTTTTTTTGTATGAAAAAAGAAACCAGCTATATCGTGAGGAGAATCCAGTGCAATCTATCAACCAATATGAACCAGAAGTATTGAGGCAATCGGTAGTCGTGTTTTCGCAAAACTATCTACCAGTGAGCCGTATCAATATCAAACGGGCGATCGCTTTGCTAGTCACAGGTCGTGCCGAACCTTTGGAACTAATGAGCCAACAAACTTGGCAAGTTGTTTCTCCTAAACTCGTCCTGCAAGTGCCAGAACATATCCGTCTGACTCTGACTAAATCAGAACGGTTTTGGAGAGTTCCACCCGTTGCCCGTAGAGAAATTTTGCGTCGTGACAATCACACTTGCCAATATTGTGGCAGTACCAAAAAGCTGACGCTCGATCACGTCATTCCCCGCGCTAAGGGTGGATTGAACACTTGGGAAAATGTCGTCATTGCTTGTGAACCTTGCAATAACCGTAAGGGAAATCGCACGCCTCACGAAGCCAATATGACTTTGCGGACTAAGCCCAAAGCCCCGATGCATCCTACCGTTGCCTTTGCCGAACAATTCTGGCGATCGCAACAAGAAATAAACAGTGGATAGCGATCCATATAGCGAGTTTTAAGTTGCCTTAGACAGCTTGAAACTCGCCCCCTATTTTAAGATTCTGGAGAATCAATCACAATGTTGAAACTCACTTACACTGATGCAGGGCTGTATTTAGAGAGATTAGATATCTCTTTAGAGGAGTTTGTCTCAAATCGAGTTTTACTCAGTTTGCGCTCTGGCTTGTCAATCCATGTCGAATCCAGTCGAGCAGCATTTCTACTAACTGCGGATGTTGTTGATTTGTTGTTATTAAAGTCCGTAATGTCTGATTGTCTCTCTAATAAGCTTAGTGTAGATAGAGTTGACGATTGCTATGTTGAGGTTTGCTTTAGTGGCACTTGGATTTCTAGCGATCTTCGCGCCGAAGAAGGAACTCTTGTAACTGCATTAGGCGATCGCGTTGAGTGCTATTTGCACAAGCTCTGGAAGATCAGCGAGTCCACTTTGACATTCGCAAATTGACATACAGAAAGATGACATGTATAGCACTGGTAATACATGTCATCTTTCTTGAAAAGATATTGAATTCTCTGCGCTGACAGCGCTTTGCGCTCAAACCCAAACCAAGAAAATTTTGAAAAGCGTTGCGAAGCAACGCTTTTCAAAATTTTCTTGTAGTTCGTTCGATCAAGAATTTCTGTAAGAACTTTTCAAAGAGAATCAGATTTATTTTGAGAAACCGCTTGACAACTTTGTAGTACATATACTACAAATATACTACAAGGCAATTACACAAGCCTCCGAAACTTGACAACTAAATAATCATCACAAGTTCAAAACTGTAAAAACATTACTCTTAGTAGCTCAGTTGGTAGTAGCGCCTGTCTGAAGAACAGGAGGTCGTCAGTTCAATTCTGACCTAAGGGGCTTATCCCAAATCATTACCCAGTAAGATTTTGAAGTTTTAAAAATGGCTTTGCCATTTTTAAAACTGGGATTATTGCCTTGTAGCTCAGTGGTAGTAGCGATCGCCTGTTAAGCGAGAGGTCGTAGGTTCAATCCCTACCAAGGCAGTTGTTTTTGCTCCTGTAGCCCAATGGAAGAGGCGTTCGGCTTAGATCCGAAGCGTTGGAGGTTCAAATCCTCTCAGGAGTATTGAATAGAAGTATTGCAAATCAATACTTCTATTCTCTTTATAACAATTGCTTGATTTAACTACATCAAGCAATTGGAAATCATATCCAGTAAAATTTGTGAGTTTTGAAAATGGCTTTGCCATTTTCAAAACTAGTATTACCAGGTGTGGCGCAGAGGTAGCGCGGCTGCTTTGGGAGCAGAAGGTCATAGGTTCAATCCCTATCACTTGGATACAGCGCTAAGCGCTGAGAACAATTCAAGAAAAATTTGCGAAGTAAGTTTTTTTTGAATTGGAAAATCATGCAGGGATGGAGCAAGGGAGGCTCTTGAGACTCATAACCTCAAAATCGGCAGGTTCAACTCCTGCCTCTGCAACCAAATATCACTTAAATTTATCGTGCTTTGCACGATGAATCTAAAAATACTTTTGCTGGTGTAGCTCAACTGGCAGAGCATCTGTCTTGTAAACAGAATGTTACAGGTTCAATTCCTGTCATCAGCTTAAAACCCGCAATAGATTTCTCCTACGGAGAAATCTATTGCCTACTAATTCAGGAGAACGATCATGTTGCATTTTTACTTATCCCATTCACTGAAATTTCTTTACTACATCATCAGCTTTCAGAATTCCGTTATTAAATATTTGAGATTATGAGTGAACATCGCTTAGAAGAAATTGTGATCGAACGTCCGCGTGGTGGCATGAGACAAAGTTCTCGCAGATTAAAAGGTGTGCGAAAGAAACTCGATCGCTTAACCCTTGAAGCTAGCGAAGATGGTTTACTCAGTCCCTACTTAATTAAAGTGAGACAGAAAACCAAATATTTCTCAGATCATCTGGCTCCATTACGGCGATTTTTGCGATCGCATGTTGGTCAACCTTGGGATCTGGTTTATAGCAAATTATGCGATCGCCTAGACCAAAGAACTGTGACTGGACAGCATGTGGTTACGCATCTCTGGCAGTATGTGGAACGATATGTCGAAATCGTTGATGGCAAACCTTGCCGTAAACCATATCAACCTCGCCACCTTGGTGATGGCTGTTTTGGTAGAAGGTATGACGAATTTTATGTTCATCCTGAAACAGGACTGCTATGTGAAGCAAAGCGATTGCTTTAAAAATAGAGAGTGGGCAAAGCCCACTCTCTATTTTTATTTGGGAATGTCGCCTAATGGAAGGGCATCGATCTTCTAAATCGATCTGTGTAGGTTCGAGTCCTACCATTCCTGTTTTGACAGCTAAAAACCAAAAGAAGCCTGATTTGCCCGCTTCGCGGGCAAATCAGGCTTCTTTTGGTTTTATTAAACTGATGTACTTACAGCTCACATAAAATATGCGATTATTTAATGAAAGTTTGATTGGTGATAGCGATCGCATTATGATATTTGCACTGTAAATAGTATGCGTACTGAGAATCAGGTTAATGACTGCCCAAGCAACACATCACAAGTCTGAGCATGAGCCAAGTAGCCCAAAGGACTGGTCGTGGAAATTTTGGCAGGTCGTGCCGCTTTATCCCTATGGTCAGCGACGCACTATTCGCAAAGAAATTGTCAAGGATGCGATCTGGACTTTCGAGCAGATTCAGGGAATTTTTTATGTAGTCGTACCGATCAGAATGACGGTAGTAAAACTAGCGGCTGGGGGATTGCTAGTATATGCACCTGTTGCCCCGACTCTCGAATGTATTCGCCTCGTTAATGAACTGGTTGCTGAGCATGGAGATGTCAAATATATTATTTTGCCTACAGTGTCAGGAATTGAGCATAAGGTATTTGTAGGGCCTTTTGCACGGCAATTTCCCAAGGCTCACGTTTATG is a window of Pseudanabaena sp. BC1403 DNA encoding:
- a CDS encoding DUF1822 family protein, with the protein product MLILKIETELESILEDQICLQIPKESQTEIRKKLQGYSYPAAEWMAYLNRLSLEHIIPYFKQIYGCDIELAAIPKKPDSVWEYVTGFALTIDKKRVIVIPDETDSDEFSIPYEWVDIPEWAGEYYLAVQIRPDSGWLRVFGFTTHQQIKQKAEYDRIMRTYILPQEQIIDDIEFLLTSLAIASNQKVDVPALTAIGQTQQNQYLTALKQPKLYSPRLDLSAEHWTTFLSDDDLRETLWQSRMPMPVKSSLQEVIRRGVISLSNLLEKSKIYGCDFIDELMKTPEEIEAFFESLQQNQYATGFRSPATLTRKKEPSVFRTRTVPYLISLIQTDNETATRIESLKLLGKIGQQDQDAIAYLSSLQSDLSEELQIQREAAICLGKIDPCHPQAGIRRVQLIDLTYRIGTIKLSLEVTIMPVQKDKAHVHFYLTAPQEKVLPANLKFEAIDSDGDIIFSIQEQNKDFYQGSFIEEYGGYFQTKISLDDAIAKSEFTV
- a CDS encoding alr0857 family protein; its protein translation is MLKLTYTDAGLYLERLDISLEEFVSNRVLLSLRSGLSIHVESSRAAFLLTADVVDLLLLKSVMSDCLSNKLSVDRVDDCYVEVCFSGTWISSDLRAEEGTLVTALGDRVECYLHKLWKISESTLTFAN
- a CDS encoding sigma-70 family RNA polymerase sigma factor, whose amino-acid sequence is MAAKILVICCNRYSQPFLSRESNMSLKRQKLRDKFSTFLRIQAAQAHDYVWIVDVKLRRSIDAVLTLEKYSDAIEEEIVRSFLTSLRNPDQRIVQISRSHLVAYLQETCFFVSQKLCINMGKKDALRDAFGFANETICRLGFLENYTPTKKAKLSTYAGRAIRNKLLDLLTSSDGRSDWGEFYHLSTKELKENLLLINFPSRRNEEDYVYIHKFYKQICLPSGTNETRTEPTSEHLQSICDLYNSTVSKTKENFVAIVPKVVLAIMEQCIKSIRNTEQNLGNLASLDQPVKGGNYDDESSILMDKISEHSDSSDDGESELSELERLQSELVNIVDQEITSLNTEQELIFILLYGFGCKTIKTGKILGVNQGTISRHHREKFYNPIFDKCANFCKQQVNSLCISDPEWGETLKEWLKKSLNSSCRFRLFGLLDALVKSHLQNEEQLLHQFQNSTEWIIAMGETPISITVGLVVNYIRREFKVNQSCEPIIPEITEFIIAWLHDRPTN
- a CDS encoding HNH endonuclease; its protein translation is MQSINQYEPEVLRQSVVVFSQNYLPVSRINIKRAIALLVTGRAEPLELMSQQTWQVVSPKLVLQVPEHIRLTLTKSERFWRVPPVARREILRRDNHTCQYCGSTKKLTLDHVIPRAKGGLNTWENVVIACEPCNNRKGNRTPHEANMTLRTKPKAPMHPTVAFAEQFWRSQQEINSG